One segment of Anaeromusa acidaminophila DSM 3853 DNA contains the following:
- a CDS encoding integrase core domain-containing protein has product AYIEPGSPWENGFCESFNSKMRDEFLNREIFDSMVEVDILTKRWVLEYNTIRPHSSLGYKPPAPQTIVCVA; this is encoded by the coding sequence TGCTTACATTGAACCAGGCAGTCCATGGGAGAATGGCTTTTGCGAAAGTTTTAACAGTAAAATGCGAGATGAGTTTCTAAACCGAGAAATTTTTGATTCCATGGTTGAAGTAGATATATTAACGAAACGTTGGGTTTTGGAGTATAACACGATACGACCACATAGTTCCCTTGGATACAAGCCTCCAGCACCTCAAACCATAGTGT